In Gemmatimonadota bacterium, the sequence GATCGCGTTCGCGGTGTGCCAGGTCGGCGCGCTGCTCGGGATCGCCTGGACGGCGTGGGCGATGGCCGCCCAACTACCGTATTGGCCGATCAACCCGTCCATCGCCCAAGGCCCCGTGCCAGTCTTCCAGCTCGACCTGGCACGGGCGGTATGGGCGCTGACTCCGGCGCCGCTCTTCTGGGGTGCCAGTTTCCCGCTGGCGGTCGCGTCGGTCGCCGATGAGGGACAGGACCCGGGCGAGCTGATGGGGGGCGTCTATGCATCGAATACAGTTGGTGCGATCGTGGGGGCCCTGGGCTTCGGCGTGATCCTCATCCCTTTGCTGGGGACGCAGAACGCTCAGCGGCTGCTGATTGTGCTGGCCGCTGTGGCGGCGCTGGTCCTGGTCGCCCCGCGATTCCTCGGCTCCGACCGGGGGCGGGCGGGTCCGGTAGTGATGGTGCAGCTCGTAGTCGCTGTGGTCGCCGTTCTCGCGTTGCTGGTGCCACCGATTCCGCCGGTCCTGGTAGCGTACGGACGCTACGCGCCCACGTACGAACAGCCGAACACGCTCTATCTCGGGGAGGGTCGGAATTCGTCGATTTCGGTGACCGAGCTCGACAACGGCGTTCGCAATCTCCACGTGGGAGGCAAGGTCGTGGCCTCGACCGAGCCGCAGGACATGCGGTTGCAGGGCATGCTCGGTCACCTCACCGCACTGCTACACGACGACCCCAAGACGGTCCTCGTCGTCGGCTTCGGAGCGGGGGTGACCGCCGGCACGTTCGTCACCTATCCGGGCATCGCGCGAATCGTGATCGCCGAAATCGAGCCGCTCATCACCGAGGAGGCGTCGAGTTACTTCACCGAGGTCAACAACGACGTCCTCTCGGATCCCCGGGTCGAGGTGGTGCACGACGACGCACGTCACTTCCTTCTCACGACGGACGAAACCTTCGACCTCATCACCTCGGACCCGATCCACCCGTGGATGAAGGGCGCGGCGGCGCTTTATAGCGCCGAATACTTCGATCTGGCTCGGGCGCACCTGAATCCCGGTGGTGTGATTACCCAGTGGGTCCCGTTGTACGAGACCAATGCGGCGGCCGTGAAGAGCGAGATGGCGACCTTCTTCGAGGCCTTTCCGGATGGCACCGTATGGGGCAACACGTACAACGGTGAAGGCTATGACGTCGTGCTCGCTGCGAAGAATGGCGGGATCTCCGTCGATGTCGACCAGTTCGTGGACCGACTACAGGCCCCCGAAAACGAGGGGGTCGCCATGTCGCTCGCCCAGGCCGGCTTCCCGCGTGCGCTCGACTTGCTCACGACGTACACGGCAGGTGCCAGCGACCTGGCTCCCTGGCTCGAGGATGCGATCGTGAACCGGGACCGGAACCTGCGTTTGATGTACCTGGCAGGGCTAGGACTGAACCAGTACATCGCCGGGGATATCTACGCCGAGCTGCTCGAGTTCAGACGCTTCCCGGACGAGTTGTTCACGGGTTCAGTCGGACGGTTGGATGCGCTGAAGCAGATCATGCGCTACTGAGGCGCGCTCGGGCCGGGCGGGCCGTTCCGGCTAGTTTCCGTAGCCGTACGCCGCGCAGTTCTCCTGCGCGAGCGCGCCATGCCCGACCATCGTGTGCATCATCCCACTGCGTGACATGCCGCGGAAGACGACGGGGCCGGCCCACATCTCCTGGTTCGGGTCGTCGCTGGACTCGAGCGTGACGAGCACGATGAACTTGTTCCAACTCACGGAGCCGGAGGCCCGGAGGCTGTCGTCGAGTGCGCCGATGCGCTCGACGTGATCGAGCTCCCGCGTCGTGACCCACGCGACCAGGCGGCCTTGGCGCGGCGCTCTCATGCGCTCGAGCGACACGCTCACGTCGTACGCGTAGCTGCCGTC encodes:
- a CDS encoding fused MFS/spermidine synthase translates to MTDATENGATERTTTPFLPVLLLLFVGSGCAALIYEIVWFQMLQLVIGSTGVSLGVLLGSFMGGMCLGSLALPKYVPMHRHPLRVYATLELAIGALGLLLLALIPLVGGAYVSVAPSGLGSVLFRAALAGLLLIPPTVLMGATLPAISRYVTTTPVGVSWMGFFYGGNIAGAVLGCLLAGFYLLREFDIVVATFVALFLNVAVAALAAGLSRYATHEASERPSDETVPVFAVSHRAVLLAIALSGLTALGAEVVWTRLMGLMLGATTYTFSIILAVFLAALGVGSIAGSYVSRTSPNPRIAFAVCQVGALLGIAWTAWAMAAQLPYWPINPSIAQGPVPVFQLDLARAVWALTPAPLFWGASFPLAVASVADEGQDPGELMGGVYASNTVGAIVGALGFGVILIPLLGTQNAQRLLIVLAAVAALVLVAPRFLGSDRGRAGPVVMVQLVVAVVAVLALLVPPIPPVLVAYGRYAPTYEQPNTLYLGEGRNSSISVTELDNGVRNLHVGGKVVASTEPQDMRLQGMLGHLTALLHDDPKTVLVVGFGAGVTAGTFVTYPGIARIVIAEIEPLITEEASSYFTEVNNDVLSDPRVEVVHDDARHFLLTTDETFDLITSDPIHPWMKGAAALYSAEYFDLARAHLNPGGVITQWVPLYETNAAAVKSEMATFFEAFPDGTVWGNTYNGEGYDVVLAAKNGGISVDVDQFVDRLQAPENEGVAMSLAQAGFPRALDLLTTYTAGASDLAPWLEDAIVNRDRNLRLMYLAGLGLNQYIAGDIYAELLEFRRFPDELFTGSVGRLDALKQIMRY